A region of Jonquetella anthropi DSM 22815 DNA encodes the following proteins:
- a CDS encoding branched-chain amino acid ABC transporter permease, whose translation MEQVLWNGLYTGMQYALVALGLTLIFALMNVMNFAHGQLYMLGGFVTYYVYGMMKLPYPVAIAASALSLAAVGVLFQVFLFKPVLRYSLREESSMLLSAGTATFLESLALIFFGEKHRGVPAVVNGVYRIGNAFLPKGRLLVIALAFAFIGIFILFMRYTKPGRALRAMAQDAPTARLMGINVDRYAVLGWALAALLAGVAGSLLVPISGVDSGIGNGISIKAFIMVMIGGAGAVSGALLGGFILGMLEAWGYYLFPGGETYLIIFVGLMIFLSLRPNGLMGKSS comes from the coding sequence TTGGAACAAGTTCTGTGGAACGGCCTTTATACCGGTATGCAGTACGCCCTTGTCGCGCTGGGCCTGACGCTGATTTTCGCCCTGATGAACGTGATGAACTTCGCCCACGGCCAGCTGTACATGCTAGGTGGCTTCGTCACCTATTACGTCTACGGCATGATGAAACTGCCGTATCCTGTCGCGATCGCCGCGTCGGCGCTTTCGCTGGCTGCTGTCGGCGTGCTGTTTCAGGTGTTTCTGTTCAAGCCGGTCTTGCGCTACAGTCTGAGAGAAGAAAGCAGCATGCTGCTTTCAGCCGGTACGGCGACGTTTCTTGAAAGTCTGGCGCTGATATTTTTCGGCGAAAAACACCGCGGCGTCCCGGCGGTAGTGAACGGCGTTTACCGGATCGGGAACGCTTTCCTGCCCAAGGGGCGGCTGCTGGTGATCGCCCTGGCGTTCGCGTTTATCGGGATTTTCATTCTGTTCATGAGGTACACCAAGCCGGGGCGGGCGCTGCGGGCTATGGCTCAGGACGCGCCGACGGCTCGGCTGATGGGCATTAACGTGGACAGGTATGCGGTTCTCGGCTGGGCTCTGGCCGCTCTGCTGGCTGGGGTCGCCGGGTCGCTGCTGGTGCCGATTTCAGGCGTTGACTCGGGGATCGGCAACGGCATTTCGATTAAGGCGTTCATCATGGTGATGATCGGTGGGGCCGGAGCAGTTTCCGGGGCTCTGCTGGGCGGGTTTATTCTGGGAATGCTTGAGGCGTGGGGATATTACCTGTTCCCCGGTGGCGAGACCTACCTGATCATTTTCGTTGGGCTGATGATTTTCCTGTCGCTGAGGCCTAACGGGCTGATGGGCAAGTCCAGTTAG